In Lepidochelys kempii isolate rLepKem1 chromosome 10, rLepKem1.hap2, whole genome shotgun sequence, a single window of DNA contains:
- the NTAN1 gene encoding protein N-terminal asparagine amidohydrolase isoform X3 — protein sequence MSAVKSFSNDTECGRLEVHLVGGFNDDRQLSQKLTNQLLRAFDLQQDDVHIVTFCVTELNDREEKDNHFPVIYGIAVNIKTAEIFHATFPDKGPDEDLRSARMLTGGPMTNIYDAKTEQLHIGPYFWMPFPHVDFWLNQDDKQILQNLSTSPLAEPPHFVSHLRSTLMFLKEHPFPADSLFPNRKPRLYKKTEEGLWERVHFETI from the exons ATGAGTGCAGTAAAATCGTTCTCTAATGACACAGAATGTGGAAG GCTGGAAGTTCACCTAGTTGGAGGTTTCAATGATGATAGGCAGTTATCACAAAAACTTACTAATCAGCTTCTTA GAGCATTTGATCTCCAGCAAGATGATGTCCATATAGTGACTTTCTGTGTGACAG AATTAAATGATAGGGAGGAAAAGGACAATCATTTTCCAGTCATTTATGGAATAG CTGTGAATATTAAAACAGCAGAGATTTTCCATGCAACTTTTCCAGATAAGGGACCAGATGAAGATTTGCGTTCAGCCCGTATGTTAACAGGAGGACCA ATGACTAATATTTATGATGCAAAGACAGAGCAACTCCACATTGGACCTTACTTCTGGATGCCTTTCCCACATGTGGACTTCTGGTTGAACCAGGATGATAAACAGATATTACAG AATCTTTCCACATCACCTCTCGCTGAACCACCCCACTTTGTTTCCCACCTTAGATCCACATTGATGTTTTTAAAAGAGCATCCATTTCCTGCTGACTCCCTGTTTCCTAACAGGAAACCTCGACTTTATAAAAAGACTGAAGAAGGCTTATGGGAGAGAGTCCATTTTGAAACTATTTAA
- the NTAN1 gene encoding protein N-terminal asparagine amidohydrolase isoform X2: protein MVRGDAIMLAIEATGSGATCLTHCDGSNTHAEVSLIMSAVKSFSNDTECGRLEVHLVGGFNDDRQLSQKLTNQLLRAFDLQQDDVHIVTFCVTELNDREEKDNHFPVIYGIAVNIKTAEIFHATFPDKGPDEDLRSARMLTGGPMTNIYDAKTEQLHIGPYFWMPFPHVDFWLNQDDKQILQNLSTSPLAEPPHFVSHLRSTLMFLKEHPFPADSLFPNRKPRLYKKTEEGLWERVHFETI from the exons ATGGTACGTGGGGATGCAATAATGTTAGCTATTGAAGCAACAG GGAGTGGGGCTACCTGCTTGACACACTGTGATGGATCAAACACGCATGCCGAGGTGTCGCTGATTATGAGTGCAGTAAAATCGTTCTCTAATGACACAGAATGTGGAAG GCTGGAAGTTCACCTAGTTGGAGGTTTCAATGATGATAGGCAGTTATCACAAAAACTTACTAATCAGCTTCTTA GAGCATTTGATCTCCAGCAAGATGATGTCCATATAGTGACTTTCTGTGTGACAG AATTAAATGATAGGGAGGAAAAGGACAATCATTTTCCAGTCATTTATGGAATAG CTGTGAATATTAAAACAGCAGAGATTTTCCATGCAACTTTTCCAGATAAGGGACCAGATGAAGATTTGCGTTCAGCCCGTATGTTAACAGGAGGACCA ATGACTAATATTTATGATGCAAAGACAGAGCAACTCCACATTGGACCTTACTTCTGGATGCCTTTCCCACATGTGGACTTCTGGTTGAACCAGGATGATAAACAGATATTACAG AATCTTTCCACATCACCTCTCGCTGAACCACCCCACTTTGTTTCCCACCTTAGATCCACATTGATGTTTTTAAAAGAGCATCCATTTCCTGCTGACTCCCTGTTTCCTAACAGGAAACCTCGACTTTATAAAAAGACTGAAGAAGGCTTATGGGAGAGAGTCCATTTTGAAACTATTTAA
- the NTAN1 gene encoding protein N-terminal asparagine amidohydrolase isoform X1 — protein sequence MPLLINGERIDLAQTPGEVVRTYPHLEEKTRVLRGQPAQTVGPKGLLYIQQREFAVTTPKDGSVSILGSDDATTCHLVVLRHTGSGATCLTHCDGSNTHAEVSLIMSAVKSFSNDTECGRLEVHLVGGFNDDRQLSQKLTNQLLRAFDLQQDDVHIVTFCVTELNDREEKDNHFPVIYGIAVNIKTAEIFHATFPDKGPDEDLRSARMLTGGPMTNIYDAKTEQLHIGPYFWMPFPHVDFWLNQDDKQILQNLSTSPLAEPPHFVSHLRSTLMFLKEHPFPADSLFPNRKPRLYKKTEEGLWERVHFETI from the exons ATGCCTCTGCTGATTAACGGGGAGCGGATCGACCTGGCCCAGACCCCGGGGGAGGTGGTCCGCACCTACCCGCACCTGGag GAGAAAACAAGAGTTCTAAGAGGCCAACCAGCTCAAACAGTGGGACCCAAAGGACTTCTATATATCCAACAAAGAGAGTTTGCAGTGACTACCCCTAAAGATG GATCCGTGTCCATTCTTGGGTCTGATGATGCAACTACCTGCCACTTGGTGGTGCTCAGACACACAG GGAGTGGGGCTACCTGCTTGACACACTGTGATGGATCAAACACGCATGCCGAGGTGTCGCTGATTATGAGTGCAGTAAAATCGTTCTCTAATGACACAGAATGTGGAAG GCTGGAAGTTCACCTAGTTGGAGGTTTCAATGATGATAGGCAGTTATCACAAAAACTTACTAATCAGCTTCTTA GAGCATTTGATCTCCAGCAAGATGATGTCCATATAGTGACTTTCTGTGTGACAG AATTAAATGATAGGGAGGAAAAGGACAATCATTTTCCAGTCATTTATGGAATAG CTGTGAATATTAAAACAGCAGAGATTTTCCATGCAACTTTTCCAGATAAGGGACCAGATGAAGATTTGCGTTCAGCCCGTATGTTAACAGGAGGACCA ATGACTAATATTTATGATGCAAAGACAGAGCAACTCCACATTGGACCTTACTTCTGGATGCCTTTCCCACATGTGGACTTCTGGTTGAACCAGGATGATAAACAGATATTACAG AATCTTTCCACATCACCTCTCGCTGAACCACCCCACTTTGTTTCCCACCTTAGATCCACATTGATGTTTTTAAAAGAGCATCCATTTCCTGCTGACTCCCTGTTTCCTAACAGGAAACCTCGACTTTATAAAAAGACTGAAGAAGGCTTATGGGAGAGAGTCCATTTTGAAACTATTTAA